A part of Marinomonas rhizomae genomic DNA contains:
- a CDS encoding DUF2797 domain-containing protein, translating into MLQGNLKKMSTEVRDGQVYYHLNLGSDRVLVNDLLGKKVSLHLDGTIHCVNCGKVTKKSFSQGFCFNCFRKLAACDTCIMSPEKCHFHLGTCREPEWAEQYCMQSHYVYLANSSALKVGITRGDQLPTRWIDQGATQARALFRVQNRRMSGLVETLFKTQVADKTNWRNMLKGSSIEMDLEQEQERLIDRLYEGLDSLQHEFGLQSITDLSDENETHEFTYPVLEYPTKITSLNAEKTPHIEGTLMGIKGQYWMLDTGVINIRKYTGYQATLTF; encoded by the coding sequence ATGTTGCAGGGTAACCTTAAAAAAATGTCGACGGAGGTTCGTGATGGCCAAGTGTATTATCATCTGAACCTAGGAAGTGATCGTGTACTGGTTAACGATTTGTTAGGTAAAAAAGTTTCTTTGCATCTTGATGGAACGATTCATTGTGTAAATTGCGGCAAGGTGACCAAAAAATCGTTCAGCCAAGGCTTTTGCTTTAATTGCTTTCGAAAGTTAGCCGCCTGCGATACTTGCATCATGAGTCCAGAAAAGTGCCACTTTCATCTAGGGACGTGCCGAGAACCTGAATGGGCTGAGCAGTATTGCATGCAAAGCCATTATGTATATTTGGCCAATTCATCGGCGTTAAAAGTCGGTATTACCCGTGGTGATCAATTACCCACGCGTTGGATAGATCAGGGTGCCACCCAGGCTAGAGCCTTGTTTAGAGTACAAAACCGAAGAATGTCTGGTTTAGTCGAAACCTTATTTAAAACCCAAGTGGCGGATAAAACCAATTGGCGCAACATGCTCAAAGGGTCGTCTATCGAAATGGATCTTGAGCAAGAGCAAGAGCGTTTAATTGATCGACTTTATGAAGGTCTAGACTCCTTGCAACATGAGTTTGGGTTGCAGTCCATCACCGATTTGTCCGATGAAAATGAAACTCATGAATTTACCTACCCAGTTTTAGAATACCCAACCAAAATAACCAGCCTTAACGCAGAAAAAACGCCGCACATTGAAGGCACTTTGATGGGCATAAAAGGCCAGTACTGGATGCTAGACACGGGCGTGATTAATATTCGTAAATACACCGGTTACCAAGCGACATTGACATTCTAG
- a CDS encoding rhomboid family intramembrane serine protease codes for MYFVYQFKETEDPKGLTEALWHHKVAHQILFKDGHNELWVLDPSQLPTVEQLMTIWKGDPALLQQAQAAAVTRTATKGGILSQLKLSPMTTILLLLTLLVAVITQLGGDIKTVGYFSISPFDIRNGHIYFYDLSEVLSKGEYWRIFTPTLLHFSVLHIVFNTLWIWEIGSKLERILGSIAWSVGVAIIAVLSNVLQYEISGYPLFGGLSGVVYGLIGFAWLLPILSKRWPIIISKQLMAFFVVWLGIGYTPFPEMVGLGSIANTAHTIGLLSGLVLGVVYWLTTKHRHK; via the coding sequence ATGTATTTTGTTTATCAGTTCAAAGAAACAGAAGACCCTAAAGGGTTAACCGAAGCTTTGTGGCATCATAAAGTGGCACATCAAATTCTGTTCAAAGATGGCCATAATGAGTTGTGGGTATTGGATCCAAGCCAGTTGCCAACCGTTGAGCAGCTTATGACTATTTGGAAGGGTGATCCGGCTTTGTTGCAGCAAGCCCAGGCTGCAGCGGTGACCAGAACAGCCACTAAAGGTGGAATCCTTTCTCAGCTCAAACTCTCGCCAATGACAACTATCTTATTACTGTTAACCTTATTAGTAGCGGTGATTACTCAACTTGGTGGTGACATCAAAACAGTCGGTTACTTTTCTATTAGTCCATTCGATATTAGAAACGGTCATATTTATTTTTATGATTTATCTGAAGTGTTATCTAAAGGTGAGTATTGGCGTATTTTCACTCCTACATTACTGCATTTCAGCGTGCTACATATTGTTTTCAATACACTATGGATTTGGGAGATCGGCAGCAAACTAGAACGTATTTTAGGGTCAATCGCTTGGAGTGTTGGGGTTGCCATTATTGCGGTATTAAGTAACGTTTTGCAGTACGAAATAAGTGGTTATCCTTTATTTGGCGGCTTGTCAGGCGTGGTATACGGTTTAATTGGTTTTGCTTGGCTTTTGCCGATTTTAAGCAAGCGCTGGCCAATCATTATCAGCAAACAGTTGATGGCGTTTTTTGTGGTTTGGTTAGGTATAGGCTATACGCCTTTTCCTGAAATGGTAGGGCTTGGTAGTATTGCCAATACGGCTCATACCATCGGTTTGTTGTCAGGGTTAGTGCTTGGTGTTGTTTACTGGCTTACGACCAAACACCGTCATAAATAG
- the pepN gene encoding aminopeptidase N — protein sequence MKESQPSAIYLKDYKVPPFLIDKTELTFDLDEATTIVTSRLHMRRNPAFGKSTAPLVLDGGEDVKLIGVAMDDYALPPEEYRISEDKLIITATADQFILTCETLIEPQNNTRLEGLYRSSSMFCTQCEAEGFRHITYYLDRPDVMSVFTTTIIADESRYPVMLSNGNEVERGKTDEGKTVVVWHDPFPKPAYLFALVAGDLAVKNDVFTTQSKRDIKLQIFTESHNIDKVDYAMEALKRSMRWDEETYGREYDLDIFMIVAVDDFNMGAMENKGLNIFNSSCLLASPETTTDDTYLRVEAIVAHEYFHNWSGNRVTCRDWFQLSLKEGFTVFRDQTFSADMHSETVKRVEDVSFLKTAQFAEDAGPMAHPVRPASFIEISNFYTLTVYEKGSEIVRMIHILLGAEKFRAGSDLYFDRHDGQAVTCDDFVAAMQDASGFDLSQFKRWYSQAGTPIVTVTDSFDEATGTYRLAMKQDTPATPGQPTKLPLHIPVRVGLLDEQGTVVSSEVNGVVAEDHVLHLTFSEQEFEFSGLTSKPVPSLLRGFSAPVKLRYDYSSKDLLLLLSSDSDGFNRWSASQQLAVNELTTLINQAIAGKELSIDSQLVNGFKGLLADETLDPAMVALILALPSQAYLSELANPIHPAAIKQARQYLKAQLANALSVDFERVYREHKIHGEYQATAKDIAHRSIKNIALSYWVETNNELAQQEVVSQFQTANNMTDQFAALSIAVNSHHKQAEELLSAFYEQWKAEPLVVNKWLMLSASQDQDNALETVQGLMEHPAFDLKNPNKVRSVLGGFGQSVAGFHNADGSGYCFLADQIIVLNKRNPQIASRLCTPLTRWKKMQPELSAKMKAELERILAEDLSKDVYEVISKSLA from the coding sequence ATGAAAGAGAGTCAGCCATCAGCGATTTATTTAAAAGACTATAAAGTTCCTCCTTTTCTTATTGATAAAACAGAGCTTACATTTGATCTAGACGAAGCGACAACCATTGTCACTTCGCGCCTACATATGCGTCGCAACCCTGCATTTGGCAAATCGACAGCGCCTTTGGTTTTGGATGGCGGTGAAGACGTTAAATTGATTGGTGTTGCCATGGACGACTATGCCTTGCCGCCAGAAGAGTACCGCATCAGTGAAGACAAGCTGATCATTACTGCCACAGCAGATCAGTTTATTTTGACTTGTGAAACCTTGATTGAGCCACAAAACAACACACGCCTTGAAGGCCTGTATCGTTCGTCTTCTATGTTTTGTACTCAATGTGAGGCCGAAGGTTTTCGTCATATTACCTACTACCTAGATCGTCCTGATGTCATGTCTGTGTTTACCACGACCATTATTGCTGACGAATCTCGTTACCCTGTAATGTTGTCTAACGGTAATGAAGTTGAACGCGGTAAAACGGATGAAGGTAAAACAGTCGTTGTATGGCACGACCCATTCCCTAAACCTGCTTATCTTTTTGCTTTAGTTGCGGGTGATCTTGCGGTAAAAAATGACGTATTTACCACGCAAAGTAAGCGCGATATTAAACTGCAAATCTTCACCGAGTCTCACAATATCGACAAAGTCGATTATGCGATGGAAGCACTAAAACGCTCTATGCGTTGGGATGAAGAAACCTATGGACGTGAATACGATTTAGATATTTTCATGATCGTTGCCGTCGATGATTTCAATATGGGTGCCATGGAAAACAAAGGGTTGAATATTTTTAATTCATCTTGCTTGTTGGCTAGCCCGGAAACCACAACGGACGATACATATTTACGTGTCGAAGCCATTGTTGCGCACGAATATTTCCATAACTGGTCTGGTAACCGTGTTACTTGTCGAGATTGGTTTCAGCTAAGTTTAAAAGAAGGCTTTACTGTTTTCCGTGACCAGACTTTTTCTGCTGATATGCATTCAGAAACCGTAAAACGTGTAGAAGATGTTTCTTTTCTGAAAACCGCTCAATTCGCTGAAGATGCTGGCCCAATGGCGCATCCTGTGCGTCCGGCTTCTTTTATTGAGATATCCAACTTTTACACGCTTACTGTCTATGAAAAGGGGTCTGAAATTGTTCGCATGATTCATATCTTGTTAGGCGCAGAGAAATTTCGTGCAGGATCTGATTTGTATTTCGATCGTCACGATGGTCAAGCGGTGACTTGTGATGATTTTGTTGCTGCTATGCAAGATGCTTCTGGTTTTGATCTTTCTCAATTCAAACGTTGGTACTCTCAAGCGGGTACGCCGATTGTTACAGTTACAGACAGTTTTGATGAAGCAACGGGCACGTATCGTCTAGCGATGAAGCAAGATACGCCAGCCACTCCAGGTCAGCCCACAAAATTACCACTGCACATTCCTGTGCGCGTTGGTTTACTTGACGAGCAGGGTACTGTCGTATCCTCTGAGGTAAACGGTGTTGTGGCAGAAGATCACGTTCTGCACCTGACATTCAGTGAGCAAGAATTTGAGTTTAGCGGTTTGACTTCTAAGCCTGTACCATCTTTGCTACGAGGCTTTTCGGCACCAGTTAAATTACGTTATGACTATTCTTCGAAAGACCTATTGTTACTGCTGTCTTCCGATTCGGATGGTTTTAATCGTTGGAGCGCCTCTCAACAATTGGCAGTTAATGAGCTTACTACGCTGATCAATCAGGCAATTGCTGGTAAAGAACTGTCAATAGACTCTCAGTTGGTTAATGGTTTTAAAGGCTTGTTAGCTGATGAGACACTAGACCCAGCTATGGTGGCCTTAATTCTTGCTTTGCCAAGCCAAGCGTATTTGTCTGAGCTAGCGAATCCAATTCACCCAGCGGCAATCAAGCAAGCGCGCCAATATTTAAAAGCTCAATTGGCTAATGCATTGTCAGTGGATTTTGAGCGGGTTTACCGCGAACATAAAATCCACGGTGAGTACCAAGCGACAGCGAAAGATATAGCACATCGTTCCATTAAGAATATTGCTTTATCTTACTGGGTTGAGACAAACAATGAGCTCGCTCAGCAAGAGGTTGTTTCGCAATTTCAAACGGCCAATAACATGACCGATCAATTTGCTGCGTTGTCTATTGCTGTTAACTCACATCACAAGCAAGCAGAAGAGCTATTGTCAGCATTTTATGAACAGTGGAAAGCGGAACCATTGGTAGTGAATAAATGGCTGATGTTAAGTGCTAGCCAAGATCAAGATAATGCTTTGGAAACAGTGCAAGGGCTAATGGAACATCCAGCTTTCGATCTGAAAAATCCAAATAAAGTGCGCTCTGTTTTAGGGGGCTTTGGTCAAAGTGTTGCGGGTTTCCATAACGCTGACGGCAGCGGTTATTGCTTCTTGGCTGATCAGATTATTGTGCTAAATAAACGTAATCCACAAATTGCTTCTAGACTCTGTACGCCATTAACTCGCTGGAAAAAAATGCAACCTGAGCTAAGTGCAAAAATGAAAGCAGAATTAGAGCGCATTTTGGCGGAAGATTTATCAAAAGATGTTTATGAGGTGATTTCTAAAAGTCTTGCTTAA
- a CDS encoding 1-aminocyclopropane-1-carboxylate deaminase/D-cysteine desulfhydrase, with amino-acid sequence MLVSCIQSIVLPPAFLYSSGAQPSDIQYELDIYRGDIEHPNAPGNKWHKLQHHLKAAKEQNTSVIATFGGPFSNHLHAFGATLKDLPFRAVAVVRGELQPTLTPTLKDLVSASVELWPSSRSDYRLGMDAQVVSKINQLYSNVYWIPEGGGGELGAMGCRDWADNISAIDDAYDAWVVSSGTGTTAAGLLANANTPDLHVFSALKGEPAQRGLILDLSDGLTLKSITKERLDAKLFFHSDCHEGGYAKQSPVLKSFISEFARANPNHPLDPIYTCKSMFAVLSAMKEGSWPYRRTLFIHTGGLQGWRGFSKDINPFAYS; translated from the coding sequence ATGCTTGTGTCTTGCATTCAGTCAATCGTCCTTCCACCAGCCTTTCTTTATTCGTCTGGTGCTCAGCCTTCAGATATTCAATACGAGTTAGACATCTACCGTGGTGACATCGAGCATCCTAATGCGCCGGGAAATAAATGGCATAAGCTCCAACACCACCTTAAAGCCGCCAAGGAACAAAACACCTCTGTCATTGCGACTTTTGGTGGGCCGTTTTCGAATCATCTTCATGCTTTTGGCGCTACGCTCAAAGATTTGCCGTTTAGAGCGGTTGCTGTCGTAAGGGGGGAGCTTCAGCCTACACTCACTCCGACTCTAAAAGATTTGGTGTCTGCTAGTGTTGAGTTATGGCCTTCATCAAGATCGGATTATCGTCTTGGAATGGATGCACAAGTCGTCAGCAAAATAAACCAGCTCTACAGTAATGTTTACTGGATTCCAGAAGGTGGCGGTGGTGAGCTTGGCGCCATGGGTTGTCGTGATTGGGCGGATAATATTAGTGCCATCGATGATGCTTATGATGCTTGGGTGGTATCGTCTGGTACAGGCACAACCGCTGCGGGCTTGTTGGCAAATGCCAATACGCCAGATTTGCATGTGTTTAGCGCATTAAAAGGTGAGCCTGCTCAGCGAGGTTTGATTTTAGATTTATCCGATGGATTGACTCTAAAATCAATAACTAAAGAGCGGCTTGATGCCAAGTTATTCTTTCATTCAGACTGTCATGAAGGTGGGTATGCCAAACAAAGTCCAGTTCTAAAGTCCTTCATATCAGAATTTGCCCGTGCAAACCCCAATCATCCACTTGATCCTATTTATACCTGTAAAAGCATGTTTGCTGTTTTGAGTGCCATGAAAGAAGGTTCATGGCCATATCGTCGTACATTATTTATTCATACTGGTGGTTTGCAAGGTTGGCGAGGGTTTTCAAAAGATATTAATCCCTTTGCGTACTCTTAA
- a CDS encoding YeaC family protein, giving the protein MNFKEMIDNMSPEVYVKLKQAVELGKWPNGVRLTPEQTELCLQAVITYDYSNKEEKDRVGYIDTTGHKNVGKKDPTKEQDTIKWVGDGPEGQA; this is encoded by the coding sequence ATGAATTTTAAAGAAATGATCGACAATATGTCGCCTGAAGTATATGTCAAACTGAAGCAAGCGGTAGAGCTTGGTAAGTGGCCGAACGGTGTAAGATTGACACCAGAACAAACAGAATTATGTCTACAAGCTGTTATTACTTATGACTACAGCAATAAAGAAGAAAAAGATCGTGTTGGCTACATCGACACCACAGGTCATAAAAACGTTGGCAAAAAAGACCCAACGAAAGAGCAAGACACCATTAAATGGGTTGGCGATGGTCCTGAGGGACAAGCTTGA
- a CDS encoding NAD(+) kinase — MSLFRRVGIIARLDKPQILDTVKKLMEYLQEKDIAPVLEDQLATMMPGVKVASSALKELGDHCDMVMVVGGDGSFLGAARAICNYDIPVLGINRGTLGFLTDISPHNLQEELDPIFRGEYHEEKRFMIEAKIKRQNRPSGEGIALNDLVLHPGKSARMIRFDLFIDDQFVMNQKSDGLIVATPTGSTAYALSAGGPIMLPKLDALVLVPMHPHTLSNRPIVIDANANIRIVVCESNLTYPSVSCDGQLNITAAPGDEIHISKKTGGIRLIHPKNHDFYNVCRDKLGWQSSYRA; from the coding sequence ATGAGTCTTTTTAGACGTGTTGGTATTATTGCTCGATTAGATAAACCTCAGATTCTTGATACGGTTAAGAAACTGATGGAGTATCTTCAAGAAAAAGACATCGCTCCGGTACTTGAAGACCAATTGGCGACCATGATGCCTGGTGTGAAAGTCGCTTCATCGGCGCTAAAAGAATTAGGTGATCATTGTGACATGGTCATGGTAGTGGGAGGTGACGGAAGTTTCCTTGGTGCTGCTAGAGCAATCTGTAATTACGACATTCCTGTATTAGGTATCAACCGAGGTACGTTGGGGTTTTTAACCGACATCTCGCCACACAATCTTCAAGAAGAATTAGACCCTATTTTTCGTGGCGAATACCATGAAGAAAAGCGCTTTATGATTGAAGCGAAAATCAAGCGTCAGAATCGTCCTAGCGGCGAAGGTATTGCGCTCAATGATTTGGTTCTTCACCCTGGCAAATCTGCTCGAATGATTCGTTTTGACTTATTCATAGACGATCAATTTGTCATGAATCAAAAATCTGATGGTTTAATTGTTGCCACACCCACAGGATCAACCGCTTATGCGCTGTCTGCTGGTGGTCCAATTATGCTGCCAAAATTAGATGCTTTGGTTCTAGTGCCCATGCACCCACATACGTTAAGTAACAGACCTATTGTGATTGATGCCAATGCCAATATACGCATTGTTGTATGCGAATCGAATCTAACGTATCCAAGTGTGAGTTGTGACGGCCAGCTTAATATTACCGCGGCACCAGGGGATGAGATCCACATCTCTAAAAAAACGGGTGGAATTCGACTGATACACCCTAAAAACCATGATTTTTACAATGTGTGTCGTGACAAGCTAGGTTGGCAATCCAGTTATCGCGCTTAA